The Candidatus Cloacimonadota bacterium genome has a window encoding:
- a CDS encoding translation initiation factor IF-3 yields the protein MPKERINEQITAARVRVIDPEGKQIGILPLREAIMKAEDLDLDLVEISPSADPPVCRIMDFGKYYFQKEKKAREARKKQHEVEVKEIKFGPNTEEHDYNFKKNNAIKFFRQHNKVKFTVRFRGRQMAHKELGFNVLEKLKNDLSYLADVDSEPVSERNLLSMIMSPKKDIDRILEKLDETVQPEAASEAEQMES from the coding sequence GTGCCGAAGGAAAGGATTAACGAACAGATCACCGCGGCCAGAGTGCGCGTGATTGACCCCGAAGGTAAACAGATCGGCATTTTGCCTTTAAGGGAAGCCATCATGAAGGCCGAAGATTTGGATCTTGATCTGGTGGAGATTTCCCCCAGCGCAGATCCCCCGGTTTGCCGCATCATGGACTTTGGAAAATACTATTTCCAAAAAGAAAAAAAGGCCCGGGAAGCCCGTAAGAAACAGCATGAGGTCGAGGTCAAAGAGATCAAGTTCGGGCCCAATACCGAAGAACACGATTATAATTTTAAGAAAAACAACGCGATCAAGTTTTTCCGCCAACATAACAAGGTGAAATTCACCGTTCGTTTCCGTGGTCGCCAAATGGCACACAAAGAGCTTGGCTTCAACGTTCTGGAAAAACTGAAAAACGATTTATCATATCTGGCCGATGTGGATAGCGAGCCCGTTTCGGAGAGAAACCTTCTTTCCATGATTATGAGCCCCAAAAAAGACATCGACCGGATTCTGGAAAAGCTGGACGAAACCGTTCAGCCCGAAGCCGCATCCGAAGCTGAACAAATGGAATCCTGA
- the rpmI gene encoding 50S ribosomal protein L35, whose product MPKIKTSRSAKKRFKITGTGKIVRHHAKSAHIKTKKTPKLKRNLRGSAIVRACDERRINRMLGKN is encoded by the coding sequence ATGCCAAAAATTAAAACAAGCCGTTCCGCCAAAAAGCGGTTCAAAATAACCGGCACAGGCAAGATTGTGCGCCACCACGCAAAATCCGCGCACATCAAAACTAAAAAAACACCCAAACTTAAACGCAACCTGCGTGGCAGTGCCATCGTCCGCGCTTGCGACGAAAGAAGAATCAACCGCATGTTGGGAAAAAATTAG
- the rplT gene encoding 50S ribosomal protein L20, with protein MPRSTNNVASHRRKKKYMLAARGYFGRRGTNYRIARQTYERGMAFAFAHRKQKKRNFRSLWITRINAACRNNDMSYSRFINGLHKANIEINRKALAHLAWHDSEAFAKLVEIAKG; from the coding sequence ATGCCAAGATCAACAAATAACGTTGCATCACATCGCAGAAAGAAAAAATATATGTTGGCCGCTCGCGGATATTTTGGCCGCCGTGGTACCAACTACCGTATAGCGCGTCAAACCTATGAAAGAGGAATGGCCTTTGCCTTCGCGCATCGCAAACAGAAAAAAAGAAACTTCCGCAGTCTGTGGATCACACGCATCAACGCCGCCTGCAGAAACAACGACATGAGCTACAGCCGCTTCATAAACGGCCTGCATAAAGCAAATATCGAGATAAACCGTAAAGCTTTGGCCCATCTTGCCTGGCATGACAGCGAAGCTTTCGCGAAGCTGGTTGA